The segment GGTGAGGCTGTGCTCGGGTAGCGGATTGCTGTAGACGAGATACGGGAAATTTCCGACGCCGAAGATCGCCATCAGTCCGGCCATCGCCGCGCACGACGAGAGAAAAGCCAGGAAATCACGGCCCCGGTTCACCTCGCGCGGAATGTTCGCGATCGCCAGCACCACCGGCACGACGAGCGCGAAAAACCACGGCTCGCGGCGGAACGCCTCCGTCACGTGCGGCACATACAGCAGTGTCGCGAGCGTGAGGATCACGTAGCAGAGGATGAACGCGATGATCAGCGGATTGATCCATCGGCGCACACGTTCGTGCAGCGCGCCGTCGGTCTTTAGTGCGAGGTAGATCGAACCGTGCATCGCGAACAGCGCGACCGTGGTCACGCCCATCCAGAGGGCGTAGGGATGAAGCATGCCGAGGAAGGAGCCGGCATACTCACCGCGGGCGTCGATCGGCACGCCCCAGACAATGTTGCCCATCGCGACGCCGAGCAGAAACGTTGAGCCGAAGCTGCCGCCCGCGAACCCGAGATCCCATGCCGCGCGCCAGCGCGGCGAGAGGTGCTTGCTGCGAAATTCGATCGCCACCGCGCGAAAGATCAGCGCGCAGAGCAGCGCCATGAAAGCGAGGTAGAATCCGGAAAACACCGTCGCGTAGACGTTCGGAAACGCGGCGAACAACGCGCCGCCGCCGGTGACCAGCCAAACCTCGTTGCCATCCCACACCGGCCCGATGGCGTTGAGAAAAATCCGTCGGTCCTCGTCGCTCTTCGCGACGAACAAATGCAGCACGCCGACGCCGAGGTCGAAGCCGTCGAGCACGACGTAACCGGTGAACAGCACGCCCACCAGCGCGAACCAGACGGTATTCAGGTCGAGCGCGCTGAAGCTCATGACGCCCCTCCTTTCAGCGGCCCGAGCTGGCGGGCAACGTTCTCGTAGGGATCGACGAGATCAGCGTCGTCCGGGCCGTGCCGGATCTTTTCGTTGAGCAAAAATACAAACACCGCGAAGAGCAGCAGGTAGACGATCGTGAACATCACCATCGAGGCGATGATGAGATTGGCGGAAACAACGGCGGAGAGTCCTTCCGAGGTGCGCAGGAGCTTCCAGACAATCCACGGCTGCCGGCCGACTTCCGCCGTCCACCAGCCGGCTTGATTCGCGATTTGCGGCCCGAGCACGGACGCGACCAGACAGCCGAGCAGCAGCCGCGAATGCTCGAGCCGGCCGCGCCAAAGCGCCCAGCCGGCCCAGAGGGCGAGTGCGATCATCGCGAAGCCGACGGCAACCATCAGATGGAACAACTGGAAGGTGAAGTTCACGGGCGGACGCTCGTCGGGGGGAATATCGCGGAGACCCGTGACGGGCGCGTTCGGATCGGCGTGCGCGAGAAAGCTGAGCAGTCCCGGCACGGCGACGCCGCGAGTCTGTTCGTTTTTTTCATCGACCCAGCCGATCACGTGCAGCGGAGCGCGGGGTGCGGTTTCCCAATGCCCTTCGAAGGCGGCGAGCTTGGCGGGTTGGTTGACGGCGACACCCTGCGCGCTCGAGTGGCCGGTGACGAGCGAGAGCAACGCGCCGACGAGCGCCACCGAGAGTCCGATCTTCACCGAGGCGAGCGCGAAGTCCCGATGGCGCTTCCGCAGCAGGTAGAATGCGCCGACGCTTGCCATCAGCCACGCGCCGGCCTGCCACGCGGCAATCACCGTGTGCGACAAACGGTCCATCGAGGAAGGGTTGAACACCAGGGCCCAGAAATCCGTGATCTCCGCGCGAGCGGTCAGACCTTCGCCGACGATGTGGTAGCCGGCGGGAGTCTGCATCCAGGAATTGGCCACGACGATCCAGATCGCGCTGAAGTGGGCGCCGAACGCGACCATGGTGGTCGCGAAGAAGTGCATCTTCGGGCCGACCTTGTCCCAACCGAACAACAGCACCGCGAGAAAACCGGACTCGAGGAAGAAGGCGAAGATGCCTTCGGCGGCGAGGGCGCTGCCGAACACGTCGCCGACGTAGCGCGAGTAAGTGGCCCAGTTGGTGCCGAACTCGAATTCCATCACGATGCCGGTGGCGACGCCGATGGCGAAGGTGAGCGCGAAGACCTTCGTCCAGAATCGCGCCATCTGGTGATAGAGCGGGTTGCGGGTCTTCAACCACAGCCCCTCGACGATCACGAGCAGCAGCCCGAGCCCGATGCTGAGCGGCGGATACAGGTAGTGAAACGAGATCGTGAACGCGAACTGCGCGCGCGCGAGAAGTTCGGTCGACATGCGTTCCGAGGTAAGCCGGGCCCAATGCCGAGTGCGACTCCGCGAAGTGCTTTGAATGCCGGGTTATACCGCGTGAAAGCGGATCTGCTGGGGTGGCAAGATGCGACCGACGAGGTCCACGGAACCGGATTCTGGAGCATCACGAAAGACACGAGAAGGTAACCGGCGAGGGTACAGACGAACGATGACGTCGCCTGCGAATCACGCGAAGACCGCGACCGAAGACGTGGCACGGGCGTCTCGCCCGTGGTTTCGGATCGAACGGTTTTCACAGGGGAGGCTCTGACGCGACCACGGATGGCCACGATTGACCAGGACCGATCCTGGCGGAACCACGAAACACACGAAAAACACGAAAGTCAGAAGAGCGCTGGCCAAGCACAGAAACCGAGCCATCGCTGATCACACGACCGAGGCGAATGCCGGGTGTGGGACGGGCGTGGCGGGCCGTGGTTTCAACGAGCCGAAGACGAGCTGAGGCGACCACGGATGGACACAGATCGAGTCCGAGCGGCCCAGGGGACACACGGCCTCGAGCATGGCCTTGCCGTAGGGATCGGCGGCGCGTTTGTTCGGCGCGCTGTGGGTCAGACCGAGGTCGAGTTCGGCCTCGCTAGTGTCGACGACGTTTTCGGGTCGGACGGCCGCGGCGGTTTGTTTCGCTTCGAGCAGGAAACGATCGCGACGATAGAGGTCGATCTTGCCTGTGGTGATCCGACCATCGGGGTGGTGCAACAGCACGGCGCGTTCTAAGACTTAGGCGTTCTCCGCGCTGTCCGGTCCGGCCGGATCGGGATGCGGAAGGTCGAGCAGGTCACAGAGCTCGGTGAGAAACAGGTCCTTGTTGGCCCGCTCGGCGAGCTCAGAGTCGGACCACCGTTCGACGAACGCTTCAACGGGCGGTGGCAGCCTCATGGGGTCCGGGTTGCCCCGCTCTTCGTCGAGCGCGGCCCGGGCTGCATCCGGGAATACCTTACGCGCAACTCGGTATGCAAGGACGCGCGGATTTGTCGCCCGCCCTGCCCAGGAGAGGCAAACCATACTTGAGCCGGGTTTTGCCACGGGTAGCATCTGAATGCAGCTCGCGTCGCCCAGTCCGGTCATGCTCGCGTTATCAATCAACCAGCTTCTCGTGGGACTGGGACGGTGGCGCCGCGCGACCTTCGGCCTGATCCGTCAATGGCAGAATGAAAGGCGGTATAGCGGTGCGCCGGGCGTAGTGACGGCGAGGATCCATTCGCAGTATCTTGGGCTGGGGGCTCATCTCTTCATGGCCACGGTCGTCTTGCATCGAGCTGAACGCGAGGGCCGGCGGGTTCGATTCGAATTCACGTCACCTCAGTACGGCGCTGGCAACTGGCTGCCGCACCTGTATTGCCAGCCCACCGACCAAAGCGGCCTGGCCAGCTCCCCGCCGGTGATGATCGGTGCCTGGTCGGATTTCAGCCGGGGCTTTCGCCGACAACCCAAGCGCAACCGGGATGAGCTGGCGACGTTGCTTCGCCGGCAGTTTTCGCCTGCGCCACCGATCGCCGAAGCGGTTGAGTCTTTTGCGACGCGGTATTTCGGGCCTCCGGTGCTGGGGGTGCATTATCGGGGCACGGACAACGGACCGAAGCCCGTCGCGTGGACCAAGCGGAAATGGCGACGGCGATCCGTGCCGCGCTCGAGGGCTGGCCTGAGTTGACGACGGTTTTTGTCGCGACCGATGAAGCGAACTTTTTGGAAAGCCTAGGAGAGAGCTTTTGCGGACGCAGGGTGATCAGTACGGAGTCCGAGCGGTCACGCGGCCGTCTAGCACTGCATTTGACCGGCCCAGGCAGCATGCGCCGGGCGCAAGAGGCCTTGATGGATGCCCACCTCCTGGCGCGCACGCAATTGGTGGTGAAAACCGCTTCGGCGCTTTCCGCGTGGGCCGGCTTCCTCGCGCCGGAACTGCCAGTGCTGGTTTTGAACGATCTCTACACGGGTGTTCGGCTGCCGTGGTTTCCCGTCGAAGCGCGGTCATCGGTCGAGATGACGGCGAGCGATATTGCCCGTCACGCCGCGACCGCGCGCGCGCGCGCGCAAACGCGCACACTCCCAAAGTGACTGAAGTCAGGCGATGGCGGAAAATGGGGCGGAACGAAAGGCGGGAGAGACCGGATTCCCGAGATGTCGCAAGACAGTCAGAGGACGAGCATCAGGATCGTGCTGGAGTCTGGATGGGATGTCAGCGCACGCATCCGCAAGATAGTCGGTCTGTGAAGCCTTATCGCTTCCAGCGCAAAGCCGAGAAGTATGCGGGCATGCAGCGGCTACCCCATGGTAGGCGCTAGCCGTGCTGGTGTGGTGCGGGAGGCGACGAACTCCGCGGCGCCGGATCGAACCAGCGGCATTCCGTCGACGCATGCGTCAACCGGCGCCAAGCGTGCGGGTGGTGACACCAAACCCAGTCGTCGTCGACGCGCCGCAGCCGCTCGGCGTGCCGGCACTCCGGCCCGCACGGGAAGTGCGCAACCGAAGCGAGATTCGCAGGGTGGTTCGGGGTAGTCACGACGGCAGCGAGCAGATCAGGCGATCAGTGGAACGCCGGGAGCGTCGGGGCACGAGACGATAATCAGCCTGGCGGTCGACCGGCGTTTCGCCCGAGCCGGTGGGCGCAGAGATGGTCCAGAAGTTCGTCCGAAATGGCCGAGCGCGGTCGCGCTCTCACGCAAGCATGCGGCCGCGCTGCCGCGCCCGCGGTCTTCACACGTTCACGGCCATGCTGTAGGCGCGCGAGAATTCCTCCGTGATTGGATGGCGCATGCCGAGGTGCTTGAACACGGCGAGACAGGCCGCCTTCGCGCGGCCGTCGTCGTAGTTGGGCTTCTCCTGGAGCACCGACACGAGGCCTTGCGCGGCCTCGCGAAACCGCTGCGACTGCAGGTCGCGCAGCGCGACCAGATAGATGTCGCGTAGCGGCGAGGCGAGCAATCGGTCGGAGTCGTGCTGCAGTGTGTGGAGCGCGGCGGTGATCGCGCGAACGATCTCCGCGTCGTCGGTCCATGCATGCCCGGCGGGCAGATGGGACACGCGGGCGGCGGCCTGCTTCGGGTGGTCGAACATCGTGGCGCGCGCGAGGAGCACGGCGAGTTCGGCGTCCTGCGGTTCGGCGGCGGCGAGCGGCTGTAGCGCAGCGGCAGCTTCGGCGCCGCGGCCGGCGCGCAGCAATTCACGCGCCCGGGCCATCCCTTCGCGTTTCGGTGTGGGCAGGTGCTCGTTGAGCCAGGCGCGGAGCTGCGGTTCGGGCAACGCGCCGGCAAATTCCGCGATCACCTCACCGTGGTGAAACAGCTTCACGTTCGGGATGCCGCGGATGCCAAACTGCGCGGCGAGGTCCTGATGCGCGTCGGTGTCGATCTTGACGAGCATCCAGCGGCCAGCCGCTTCGCCAGCGAGCTTTTCGAGGACAGGCCCGAGCATCTTGCACGGGCCGCACCAGGCAGCCCAGAAGTCGACGAGCACGGGCGTGCGCTGACTCTGATCAATGATGTCGGTTTGAAAATCGGAAAGGTCGTGGGCCATGGAAAGGAGGATCGTGGCAAATCCGGCTCGCTGAGTCCGGATGCGACGGTTGCAGCAGGGATGCCTCTAGCCGGGGTCGACGACCCCGGCTACGCCCGGCGCTCAGCGGGATTACTTCGGCTTCACGATCGGCCAGCCGGCGGCGGCCCAGTCGGCGAGTCCGCCGGCGTTGAGCGCGCGCACCCCCTGCGAGAGCAGATGCCGAACCGCCATGGCCGAACGCGTGCCGGACGCGCAATAGAGCAGCACCTCGCGCTGCCCGGCCTTGGCCAGGAAATCGCGCCACGCGGCGCTCGGAGCACGGAGTTCGCTGATGGGCAACAACGCGGCGGTTTCGGCGACGCCGCCGGTCCATTCGTCGCTTTCGCGAATGTCGATGAGCAGGGCGTCGCCCGAGCGGATCTTGGCGCCGTATTCGGTCGGAGTCGCGCGGGGCGCGGGTTTGAACAGGGAGGAGAGCATGGTCAGAAACGACATGGAGGAATCGGAAACGAGATTTGCGCGGCGTGCCAGTGGCGGAGCCCGACGTCCTCGGCGGGCTCGCCCTGCGCCAACCCGCCGGGACGGCGGGTTCCACCTGCGGCGGGCTTCGCTTGGAGAGAACTCACGGCGCCACCTCACACGTTTCGTTCGTGGTGGCGACGGCGGGCGCGGCGGGTTTGGCGTGCGCGGAAGCGTGCGTCATGAAGTAGATCAGCGGCACGGCCAGCGGGCTGACGACCAAGGACGCGATCGCGCCGAAGAGCAGCGAGATGGCGAGGCCCTGGAAGATCGGATCGGCCAGGATCACGAGTCCGCCGACGACGACCGCGAAGGCGGTGAGCATCATCGGCCGGAACCGCACCGCGCCGGACTCGATGCAGGCGTCGCGCAGCGAGCGGCCGTGGCTGAGCCGAAGTTCGATGAAGTCGACCAGGATGATCGAATTGCGGACGACGATACCCGCGCCGGCCATGAAGCCGATCATGGACGTGGCGGTGAAGAACGCGCCCATCGCGGCGTGCGCCGGCAGGATGCCAATCAGCGAGAACGGAATGACCGTCATCACGATCAGCGGCGTGGCGTAGTTTTTGAACCAGCCGACCATGAGCATATAGATCAGGATCAGCACGGCGCCGAAGGCCAGGCCCAGGTCGCGGAAGACTTCGATGGTGACCTGCCACTCGCCGTCCCACTTCATCGCGGGCTCGGCATCGTCGAACGGCATCGTGGCGTTGTAGATCTTCACGTGGTCCCGCGTGCCGCCAAACTCGCGTCCGTCGAGCTGCGCGAGCGCCTTGTTCATCTGGAGAATCGCATAGACGGGGCTCTCGATGACGCCGGCGACATCGCCCGTGACGTAGGTCACGTTTTTCAGGTTCTTGTGGTAGATATTTCGTTCGCCGGTGGTCCGCTCGACGGTGACGAGCTCACGCAGCGTGAGCAGCGGCGCCTGCGGATTCATTTCGGAGCGGATCGGGAGCGAGAGCAGGTCGTCGGGCCGGGCGCGGAGTGCGCGCGGCAGCTCGAGCACGACGTTCACGTCCTCGCGGTCGGAAGGCGAGTGGAGCAGCGTGACCGGATAGCCCTGCACGGCCATCTGGACGGTGCGCGTAATCGCGGCCTCGGTGATGCCGTGGAGCGCGGCCTTGGCCTTGTCGACGCGGAGGATGGTCTTGAGCTGCATATCCTCGACATACCAGTCGACGTCCACGACGCCCTCGGTGGAGCGGAAGATTTCGCGGACCTTGGCGGCGAGCTTGAGCCGGGCCTCCTCGGTGGGACCGTAGATTTCGGCGACCAGGGTGGAGAGCACCGGCGGACCGGGCGGGACCTCGGCGACGACGACGACCGCGCCATATTTTTCGGCGATGGCGGTGAGCCGCGGACGCACGCGCTTGGCGATGTCGTGGCTCTGAGCGTCGCGTTCGTGTTTGGGCAGGAGGTTGACCTGGAGGTCCGCGACGTTGCTGCCGCGGCGCATGAAGTAGTGACGCACGAGCCCGTTGAAATTGAACGGCGAAGCGGTACCGGCGTAGACCTGATAATCGCGCACCTCGGGTTCGGTGCGGATCGCGGCGGCCATCTCGCGGGCGACGCGAGCGGTCTGCTCCAGCGTGGAACCCTCGGGCATGTTGAGGATAACCTGGAACTCCGACTTGTTGTCGAAGGGCAGCATCTTGACCTTCACGCCGCCGATGCCGACGAGCGCCATCGAGCCGACGGTGAGAGCGGCGACGATCGCGAGAAACGCCCAGCGCCAGCCGCGATGGTCGAGCAACGGCCCCATCACGCGCTGATAGAGGCGCGTGAACCAGTTGTCGGCGACGGTCTCGTCTTCGGTGGCTTCCTCCTCCTCATTGCGCGGCGCGTCGACGAAATCGGTTGCATGGCGGCCATGCGTGGCGTGGCCGCGGAGAATTTTCAGCGCAGCCCAGGGAGTGACGGCGAACGCGACGAGCAGTGAGAACAGCATCGCAGCACTCGAGCCGATCGGGATCGGCCGCATGTAGGGGCCCATCAACCCGCTGACGAACGCCATCGGCAGCA is part of the Opitutus terrae PB90-1 genome and harbors:
- the cydB gene encoding cytochrome d ubiquinol oxidase subunit II, producing the protein MSFSALDLNTVWFALVGVLFTGYVVLDGFDLGVGVLHLFVAKSDEDRRIFLNAIGPVWDGNEVWLVTGGGALFAAFPNVYATVFSGFYLAFMALLCALIFRAVAIEFRSKHLSPRWRAAWDLGFAGGSFGSTFLLGVAMGNIVWGVPIDARGEYAGSFLGMLHPYALWMGVTTVALFAMHGSIYLALKTDGALHERVRRWINPLIIAFILCYVILTLATLLYVPHVTEAFRREPWFFALVVPVVLAIANIPREVNRGRDFLAFLSSCAAMAGLMAIFGVGNFPYLVYSNPLPEHSLTAFNAASSDKTLGIMLTIALIGIPVVLAYSVCIYWIFRGKVQLHKMSY
- a CDS encoding cytochrome ubiquinol oxidase subunit I, which gives rise to MSTELLARAQFAFTISFHYLYPPLSIGLGLLLVIVEGLWLKTRNPLYHQMARFWTKVFALTFAIGVATGIVMEFEFGTNWATYSRYVGDVFGSALAAEGIFAFFLESGFLAVLLFGWDKVGPKMHFFATTMVAFGAHFSAIWIVVANSWMQTPAGYHIVGEGLTARAEITDFWALVFNPSSMDRLSHTVIAAWQAGAWLMASVGAFYLLRKRHRDFALASVKIGLSVALVGALLSLVTGHSSAQGVAVNQPAKLAAFEGHWETAPRAPLHVIGWVDEKNEQTRGVAVPGLLSFLAHADPNAPVTGLRDIPPDERPPVNFTFQLFHLMVAVGFAMIALALWAGWALWRGRLEHSRLLLGCLVASVLGPQIANQAGWWTAEVGRQPWIVWKLLRTSEGLSAVVSANLIIASMVMFTIVYLLLFAVFVFLLNEKIRHGPDDADLVDPYENVARQLGPLKGGAS
- a CDS encoding efflux RND transporter permease subunit yields the protein MSASHGSPFPDPKRYGFAGRMASLFIDSKLTPIMVAASLLLGVFSILMLPREEEPQIKVPMIDILVGMPGASAAEVEVRVTHPMEKLLWEIPGVEYVYSTVSPGGNMTIVRFKVGTDLEAALVRLNQKLQTNFDRIPLGVTPPLVKPRTIDDVPILALTFHSDRYDHATLRRIAAQVDEEVKSISDVAETTLIGGDRRQVRVQLDPQRLASRNLSPGMLVPMLQQANFQALTGAQSAANAETLLQTGTFFRNAADVGAVVIGVYEGRPVYLRDVATIIDGPEEPANYVLYGAGAGAASDPVGTTLATPDRASTGGASDQPAVTLSVAKRPGANAVDVVSAVVAKVDALKGRVIPADVGVAVTRDYGATASEKSNELLLHMGLAVFGVAILILLFLGWRESLVVLLAIPVTLGLTLLVFYLYGYTLNRITLFALIFSIGILVDDAIVVVENIVRHMGLPSCRRKRLLQIAVEAVDEVGNPTILATWAVIAAVLPMAFVSGLMGPYMRPIPIGSSAAMLFSLLVAFAVTPWAALKILRGHATHGRHATDFVDAPRNEEEEATEDETVADNWFTRLYQRVMGPLLDHRGWRWAFLAIVAALTVGSMALVGIGGVKVKMLPFDNKSEFQVILNMPEGSTLEQTARVAREMAAAIRTEPEVRDYQVYAGTASPFNFNGLVRHYFMRRGSNVADLQVNLLPKHERDAQSHDIAKRVRPRLTAIAEKYGAVVVVAEVPPGPPVLSTLVAEIYGPTEEARLKLAAKVREIFRSTEGVVDVDWYVEDMQLKTILRVDKAKAALHGITEAAITRTVQMAVQGYPVTLLHSPSDREDVNVVLELPRALRARPDDLLSLPIRSEMNPQAPLLTLRELVTVERTTGERNIYHKNLKNVTYVTGDVAGVIESPVYAILQMNKALAQLDGREFGGTRDHVKIYNATMPFDDAEPAMKWDGEWQVTIEVFRDLGLAFGAVLILIYMLMVGWFKNYATPLIVMTVIPFSLIGILPAHAAMGAFFTATSMIGFMAGAGIVVRNSIILVDFIELRLSHGRSLRDACIESGAVRFRPMMLTAFAVVVGGLVILADPIFQGLAISLLFGAIASLVVSPLAVPLIYFMTHASAHAKPAAPAVATTNETCEVAP
- the trxA gene encoding thioredoxin — encoded protein: MAHDLSDFQTDIIDQSQRTPVLVDFWAAWCGPCKMLGPVLEKLAGEAAGRWMLVKIDTDAHQDLAAQFGIRGIPNVKLFHHGEVIAEFAGALPEPQLRAWLNEHLPTPKREGMARARELLRAGRGAEAAAALQPLAAAEPQDAELAVLLARATMFDHPKQAAARVSHLPAGHAWTDDAEIVRAITAALHTLQHDSDRLLASPLRDIYLVALRDLQSQRFREAAQGLVSVLQEKPNYDDGRAKAACLAVFKHLGMRHPITEEFSRAYSMAVNV
- a CDS encoding rhodanese-like domain-containing protein; the encoded protein is MLSSLFKPAPRATPTEYGAKIRSGDALLIDIRESDEWTGGVAETAALLPISELRAPSAAWRDFLAKAGQREVLLYCASGTRSAMAVRHLLSQGVRALNAGGLADWAAAGWPIVKPK